From one Flavobacterium kingsejongi genomic stretch:
- a CDS encoding phage tail protein, with protein MSTEPFIGEIKILAFNFPPIGYLTCQGQTLSIQQNTALFSLIGTYYGGNGQTTFMLPNLQGRMPIGQGQDSFANTYVMGQTAGVPSITLLTSNIPAHVHTLNSVAVKIKASTANADETSPNGNFPAVTQSPGYSGNGATNNVFSGGTTISGTTDITGSSIPVNIQNPYLAINYSIATQGIFPSRN; from the coding sequence ATGTCTACTGAACCATTTATCGGAGAAATTAAAATTTTAGCGTTTAATTTTCCTCCTATAGGTTACCTAACCTGCCAAGGGCAAACATTATCAATTCAACAAAACACAGCACTTTTCTCTTTAATAGGCACCTATTACGGAGGAAACGGCCAAACAACATTTATGCTCCCTAACCTACAGGGCCGGATGCCTATAGGCCAGGGACAAGATAGTTTTGCAAACACTTATGTGATGGGACAAACTGCAGGTGTGCCAAGTATAACATTATTAACGTCAAATATTCCTGCCCATGTCCACACCTTGAATAGTGTGGCAGTGAAAATTAAGGCCTCAACTGCCAATGCAGATGAAACGTCGCCAAATGGAAATTTCCCTGCAGTCACTCAGAGTCCTGGATATTCAGGAAACGGAGCTACGAACAATGTTTTTAGCGGTGGGACTACTATTTCCGGTACGACCGATATTACTGGTTCCAGTATTCCAGTTAACATTCAGAATCCCTATTTAGCCATAAATTATTCCATTGCAACACAGGGAATATTTCCATCCAGAAATTAA
- the hisIE gene encoding bifunctional phosphoribosyl-AMP cyclohydrolase/phosphoribosyl-ATP diphosphatase HisIE, with amino-acid sequence MNLDFTKTNGLIPVIIQDYYSLKVLMLGYMNAEAYEKTVTEKIVTFYSRSRKKLWTKGETSGNFLTVQEISTDCDQDTVLISVTAAGPTCHTGSQSCFQSQPNSKGFLYELEKTISEKIDTNAPNSYTNLLYRSGMNKIAQKVGEEAVELVIEAKDTNAALFKNEAADLLYHFLILLKAKAFRLEDIESILQDRNQ; translated from the coding sequence ATGAATCTGGATTTTACTAAAACAAACGGACTTATTCCTGTTATCATTCAGGATTATTACTCCTTAAAAGTACTCATGCTCGGTTATATGAATGCGGAAGCCTACGAAAAAACAGTAACTGAAAAAATCGTGACGTTTTACAGCCGAAGCCGTAAAAAACTCTGGACCAAAGGGGAAACTTCCGGCAACTTCCTTACCGTACAGGAAATTAGTACCGACTGCGACCAGGATACTGTATTGATTTCAGTAACTGCTGCAGGCCCAACCTGCCATACCGGAAGTCAAAGCTGCTTTCAAAGTCAACCGAACAGTAAAGGTTTTTTATATGAACTCGAAAAAACCATCAGTGAAAAGATTGATACCAATGCGCCAAACTCGTATACCAACTTATTATATAGGAGTGGCATGAATAAAATAGCACAAAAAGTAGGCGAAGAAGCCGTTGAATTGGTCATTGAAGCGAAAGATACAAATGCAGCGCTATTCAAAAATGAAGCTGCCGATTTGCTCTATCACTTCCTGATCCTCTTAAAAGCCAAAGCTTTCCGACTGGAGGATATCGAGTCGATATTACAGGATCGAAATCAATAA
- the hisA gene encoding 1-(5-phosphoribosyl)-5-[(5-phosphoribosylamino)methylideneamino]imidazole-4-carboxamide isomerase codes for MRIIPAIDIIDGKCVRLTKGDYTTQKTYSTDPVAMAKSFEDAGIAYLHLVDLDGAKSNRIINHKVLNAIASQTSLKIDFGGGLKSNTDLEIALDNGANQITAGSIAITAPLQVQEWIRDYGPEKIILGADCQDRKIALHGWQEKSDLDVLDFIREYQKHSICNVICTDISKDGMLQGPAFDLYTEIITATGIQLTASGGIHSLEDLIRLQTIGCDGAIIGKAIYEGYITLKELSTLC; via the coding sequence ATGAGAATTATACCTGCTATTGATATTATTGACGGAAAATGTGTGCGCCTGACCAAAGGGGATTATACCACCCAAAAAACATATAGTACTGATCCCGTTGCCATGGCTAAATCATTTGAAGATGCCGGAATAGCATACCTGCACCTGGTCGATTTGGATGGGGCAAAATCCAACAGGATCATCAATCATAAAGTCCTGAACGCTATTGCATCACAAACAAGTCTAAAGATTGATTTCGGCGGTGGCCTGAAAAGCAATACCGATCTCGAAATTGCACTCGATAATGGTGCCAATCAGATTACGGCCGGGAGCATCGCCATCACAGCACCACTACAGGTACAGGAATGGATCAGGGATTACGGACCGGAAAAAATAATTTTAGGTGCCGACTGCCAGGATCGTAAAATTGCCTTACACGGCTGGCAGGAAAAAAGCGATCTCGATGTACTGGATTTTATCCGGGAATATCAAAAGCATTCAATCTGTAACGTCATTTGCACTGACATTTCCAAAGACGGTATGCTCCAGGGGCCAGCCTTCGACTTGTATACCGAAATTATTACGGCTACCGGAATACAACTTACAGCCAGCGGTGGCATTCATTCCCTTGAGGATCTTATCCGGCTGCAAACTATCGGTTGTGATGGTGCTATCATTGGCAAAGCCATTTATGAAGGTTATATCACCCTAAAAGAATTAAGTACATTATGCTAA
- the hisB gene encoding bifunctional histidinol-phosphatase/imidazoleglycerol-phosphate dehydratase HisB, whose translation MKKILFIDRDGTLVIEPPTDLQLDSLEKLEFYPGVFRYLSQIATELDYELVMVTNQDGLGTASFPEATFWPAQNKIIQAFENEGILFSEIIIDKSFPNENLPTRKPGTALLTHYIKGNYNLEASFVIGDRKTDIQLAQNLGCKSIYMGSEMKQADLVTQSWQEIYQFLKSHPRKATVVRKTKETEIAITISLDGTGKSNIATGIGFFDHMLEQIARHGTIDLDIQVKGDLYIDEHHTIEDTALVLGEAFKIALGRKKGIERYGFLLPMDDVLAQVAIDFGGRPWLVWEADFKREIIGGMPTEMFMHFFKSFSDTAQCNLNMSATGTNEHHKIEALFKAFAKAVQKAVQLTDNYTIPSTKGSL comes from the coding sequence ATGAAAAAAATACTTTTTATCGACCGCGATGGTACGCTGGTCATCGAACCGCCGACTGACCTGCAACTGGACAGCCTGGAGAAACTGGAATTTTATCCCGGCGTATTCCGTTACCTGTCCCAAATCGCCACCGAATTGGATTACGAGCTGGTGATGGTGACCAATCAGGATGGCTTGGGTACTGCCTCTTTTCCGGAAGCTACCTTTTGGCCTGCCCAAAATAAAATCATTCAGGCTTTTGAAAATGAAGGGATTCTTTTTTCAGAGATTATTATCGATAAGAGTTTCCCAAACGAAAACCTTCCGACCCGGAAACCCGGAACAGCATTGCTGACCCATTATATAAAAGGAAACTATAATCTGGAAGCCTCTTTTGTCATTGGTGACCGGAAAACAGATATACAATTGGCTCAAAACTTAGGCTGTAAGTCCATCTATATGGGATCGGAAATGAAACAAGCTGATCTGGTGACCCAAAGCTGGCAGGAAATTTACCAGTTTCTCAAATCCCATCCCCGCAAAGCCACTGTGGTTCGAAAAACAAAAGAAACGGAGATTGCCATTACCATCAGTCTCGACGGAACCGGAAAAAGCAATATTGCTACCGGAATTGGTTTTTTTGATCATATGCTGGAGCAAATCGCCCGCCATGGCACTATTGACCTGGATATCCAAGTTAAAGGTGACCTTTATATTGACGAACACCACACGATAGAAGACACGGCTTTGGTCCTTGGTGAAGCTTTTAAGATTGCTTTAGGCCGTAAAAAGGGAATTGAACGTTATGGTTTTTTATTACCTATGGATGATGTACTTGCCCAAGTAGCTATTGACTTTGGCGGTCGGCCGTGGCTGGTGTGGGAAGCTGATTTTAAACGGGAAATCATTGGTGGCATGCCTACCGAAATGTTTATGCATTTCTTCAAATCGTTCAGCGATACGGCACAATGCAACCTCAATATGAGCGCAACAGGAACAAATGAGCACCATAAAATTGAAGCCCTGTTCAAGGCTTTTGCCAAAGCAGTACAAAAAGCAGTACAACTAACGGATAATTATACGATCCCAAGCACCAAAGGAAGTTTATGA
- the hisC gene encoding histidinol-phosphate transaminase, whose translation MFDLKKIVRPTILSLEPYSSARNEYTGTAGVFLDANENPFGTWNRYPDPNQQKLREKIAQVKSVTTDSVFLGNGSDEIIDLCFRIFCEPGKDKALTFTPTYGMYEVSAAINTVTLLELPLNEAFQIDEAAVLPLLQTENLKLVFLCSPNNPTGNTLEGIDFILAHFNGIVIVDEAYIDFSNRPSYSQKINQYPNLIVLQTLSKAWGMAALRIGIALAQPELLSLLNRIKPPYNISSPAQQIALEALEATALFETQKQLLITEREKMTEALQQSPIIRKVYPSEGNFILVTVSDADRVYKQLTDTNLIVRNRNTVIRNCLRITIGTPEENVLLLAALQNIKS comes from the coding sequence ATGTTTGATCTCAAAAAAATAGTTCGTCCTACGATTCTCTCGCTCGAGCCCTATTCCAGTGCCCGCAACGAATATACCGGAACTGCCGGTGTCTTTTTAGATGCCAATGAAAATCCGTTCGGCACCTGGAACCGCTACCCTGATCCAAATCAGCAAAAACTTCGGGAGAAAATTGCCCAGGTGAAATCTGTTACTACAGATAGCGTGTTTTTGGGAAATGGCAGTGATGAAATTATCGATTTATGTTTCCGTATTTTCTGTGAGCCAGGGAAAGACAAAGCCCTGACCTTTACGCCTACCTATGGAATGTATGAAGTGAGTGCTGCAATTAATACTGTTACACTATTGGAGTTGCCGCTAAATGAAGCATTCCAGATTGATGAAGCCGCTGTACTACCGCTATTGCAAACTGAAAACCTAAAACTTGTTTTTCTGTGTTCTCCGAATAATCCTACGGGTAATACTTTAGAAGGTATTGATTTTATCCTGGCTCATTTTAATGGGATTGTCATAGTCGACGAAGCCTATATCGATTTTTCAAACCGACCATCGTATAGCCAGAAAATCAACCAGTATCCCAATTTGATTGTGCTGCAAACATTAAGTAAAGCCTGGGGAATGGCGGCTTTACGAATTGGTATTGCTTTGGCACAACCGGAGCTGCTGAGCTTACTGAACCGGATCAAACCGCCTTATAACATTAGTAGCCCGGCGCAGCAAATCGCACTGGAAGCTTTAGAAGCTACCGCTCTTTTTGAGACCCAAAAACAACTATTAATTACAGAAAGGGAAAAGATGACCGAAGCCTTACAACAGTCACCCATCATCCGGAAGGTTTATCCCTCCGAAGGGAATTTCATACTGGTCACCGTTAGTGATGCCGATCGGGTTTACAAACAACTGACCGATACAAACCTGATTGTCCGCAACCGGAATACGGTGATCCGAAACTGCCTTAGGATTACCATTGGAACACCGGAAGAGAATGTGCTGTTATTAGCAGCTTTACAAAATATAAAATCATGA
- the hisH gene encoding imidazole glycerol phosphate synthase subunit HisH: protein MIAIVKYNAGNTKSVENAVRRLGYDFIVTADENEIRKADKVIFPGVGEAGSAMQHLQATGLDQVLRDLTQPVLGICLGLQLMCASSEESETTGLGIFDVVVKKFPPRDKVPHMGWNNFTAVNGSLFSNVQLADDVYYVHSYYAAVSENTIGICDYILPFSAALQKDNFYAVQFHTEKSGAVGIQILKNFLAL from the coding sequence ATGATTGCGATAGTAAAATACAATGCCGGAAACACAAAATCAGTTGAAAATGCGGTTCGCCGCCTGGGCTATGATTTTATTGTAACAGCAGATGAAAATGAAATCAGGAAAGCGGATAAAGTAATCTTCCCCGGAGTGGGTGAAGCAGGATCTGCGATGCAACACCTGCAGGCCACTGGACTGGATCAGGTGCTTCGGGATCTAACCCAACCGGTATTGGGTATTTGCCTCGGCCTGCAACTGATGTGTGCTTCTTCTGAAGAATCCGAAACAACCGGACTGGGAATCTTTGATGTGGTCGTCAAGAAATTTCCACCCCGGGATAAAGTGCCCCACATGGGTTGGAATAATTTTACTGCGGTAAATGGTTCCCTGTTCAGCAATGTACAACTTGCTGATGATGTCTATTATGTTCACAGTTATTATGCAGCAGTATCCGAAAATACTATCGGCATTTGTGATTACATCCTGCCTTTTTCCGCAGCCCTGCAAAAAGACAACTTTTATGCCGTGCAATTCCATACCGAAAAATCGGGTGCTGTTGGAATACAGATTTTAAAAAACTTTTTAGCCTTATGA
- a CDS encoding beta strand repeat-containing protein, with protein MKKNFTLIFALLLYLCSFRGMAQTQFWSDTFEDTGAPSTGVRTPSIAEFAIGGPPATAYFFRTIPTGINLQNGPYSGFQGSKVWAAEDIDKGPSGVNNSISPNQQVTWASINIAGKSGLSFKGIFAANNFNASWNGTSFAPNQDFIAIEYRIDGGSWTKIIAFYAGSTATTNALSLDTDGDLIGDGAALSYAFSEFTATIPGTGTLLEIRLNCSANGTDVQEFAVDNFRLFETPACTAPVITANPPNRAICVGNNTTFAVTATGATTYKWQVDQTGSGTYTDLANTAPYSGVTTTTLTISGATAAMSSYRYRAVAINGIASCFTNSNYGTLTVSNITSTGAQNNIVCAGSCTGSAAVNATGGIGTYTYSWAPSGGTGSIATGLCAGNYIVTITDAIGCTATRNFTITTSGTPITTTGSQTNVSCNGGTNGTATVVAAGGTPAYSYLWSPSGGTGATASGLAAGAYTVTVTDANGCSTTRNYTITQPAAITTTGSQTNVSCNGGSNATASVSATGGTGTYTYSWAPSGGTGATASGLTAGAYTVTVTDANSCTTTRNFTITQPAPLTTTGSQTNVSCNGGSNGVASVTANGGTGTYTYSWSPSGGTASTASGLTPGAYTVTVTDANSCTITRNFTITQPSAITTTGSQTNVSCNGGSNGVASVTATGGTGTYTYSWSPSGGTAATASGLVPGAYTVTVTDANGCTRTRNYTITQPTAITASTSQTNVSCNSGSNGSASVTVSGGAGGYTYSWAPSGGTAATASGLVAGAYTVTITDANSCTITRNFTITQPSLLTTTGSQTNVSCNGGSNGSASVTVSGGTAGYTYSWSPSGGTAATASGLTAGAYTVTITDANSCTTTRNYTISQPSSITTTGSQTNVSCNGGSNGSARLVEILCKQFLVFNITPFSKYDQELIHD; from the coding sequence ATGAAAAAGAACTTTACTTTAATTTTTGCGTTACTGCTCTACCTCTGTAGTTTCAGGGGTATGGCACAAACGCAATTCTGGTCCGATACCTTTGAGGATACCGGTGCGCCAAGTACAGGCGTAAGAACACCGTCGATAGCGGAATTCGCTATTGGTGGCCCACCTGCAACAGCTTATTTCTTCCGAACTATTCCTACTGGGATTAACCTTCAAAACGGTCCTTATTCAGGATTCCAGGGATCGAAAGTTTGGGCAGCAGAAGATATTGACAAGGGCCCATCCGGAGTCAATAATTCAATAAGCCCCAATCAGCAGGTTACCTGGGCTTCAATTAATATTGCAGGAAAAAGTGGCTTGTCATTTAAAGGTATTTTTGCTGCCAATAATTTTAACGCAAGCTGGAATGGGACAAGTTTTGCTCCCAATCAGGATTTTATCGCTATCGAATATCGAATCGATGGCGGTTCATGGACCAAAATTATCGCATTTTATGCTGGATCCACGGCCACAACCAATGCCTTGTCCCTGGATACAGATGGGGATTTAATAGGAGATGGTGCTGCACTAAGCTATGCTTTTAGTGAATTTACAGCTACTATTCCAGGTACAGGAACACTCTTGGAAATTCGATTAAATTGCTCGGCAAATGGTACTGACGTTCAGGAATTTGCTGTAGATAATTTTCGTCTTTTCGAAACTCCGGCGTGCACTGCACCCGTCATTACAGCCAATCCGCCCAATAGAGCTATTTGTGTAGGAAACAATACTACATTTGCTGTTACGGCAACTGGAGCCACAACCTACAAATGGCAGGTCGATCAAACCGGATCCGGTACCTATACTGATCTTGCCAATACTGCTCCTTATTCTGGAGTAACTACTACTACATTGACTATATCTGGTGCAACAGCAGCAATGAGTTCTTACAGATACAGGGCTGTTGCTATTAATGGCATTGCCAGCTGTTTTACAAATTCAAATTATGGTACATTAACCGTTTCCAATATAACCAGTACCGGCGCTCAAAATAATATTGTTTGTGCTGGTAGTTGTACTGGTAGTGCTGCCGTTAATGCTACTGGTGGTATTGGTACTTATACTTATTCATGGGCTCCATCAGGTGGCACTGGAAGTATTGCTACAGGTTTATGCGCAGGAAACTATATTGTAACCATTACGGATGCGATAGGATGTACCGCGACCCGAAACTTTACCATCACTACATCAGGAACACCTATTACCACGACTGGTTCACAAACCAATGTAAGTTGCAATGGTGGTACTAACGGTACTGCTACTGTGGTGGCAGCTGGTGGAACACCTGCTTATTCTTATTTGTGGTCTCCTTCCGGAGGAACAGGGGCCACCGCCTCAGGACTTGCGGCAGGTGCTTATACCGTAACGGTAACCGATGCCAATGGATGTAGTACCACACGTAATTACACTATTACACAACCTGCTGCAATAACTACTACAGGATCACAAACGAATGTGTCTTGTAATGGCGGAAGTAATGCTACAGCTTCTGTAAGTGCTACTGGAGGAACAGGAACCTATACGTATTCATGGGCTCCTTCCGGTGGAACAGGGGCTACCGCTTCAGGACTTACGGCTGGTGCTTATACCGTAACGGTAACCGATGCCAATAGTTGTACTACTACACGTAATTTTACTATTACCCAACCCGCTCCACTAACCACTACAGGATCACAAACGAATGTATCTTGTAATGGCGGAAGTAATGGTGTGGCTTCTGTAACTGCTAATGGAGGGACAGGAACTTATACCTATTCATGGTCTCCATCCGGTGGAACAGCGTCTACGGCTTCAGGATTAACTCCAGGAGCTTACACAGTAACGGTAACCGATGCTAATAGTTGTACTATTACACGTAATTTTACCATTACACAACCTTCTGCAATAACTACTACAGGATCACAAACCAATGTGTCTTGTAATGGAGGAAGTAATGGTGTAGCTTCTGTAACTGCTACTGGTGGTACAGGAACCTACACCTATTCATGGTCTCCATCTGGTGGAACTGCAGCTACGGCTTCAGGACTTGTTCCCGGTGCCTATACTGTGACTGTGACCGATGCCAATGGATGTACCAGGACACGCAATTATACCATAACGCAGCCTACTGCCATAACGGCTTCAACATCACAAACGAATGTATCTTGTAATAGTGGTAGTAATGGCTCAGCTTCTGTAACTGTTTCTGGCGGAGCCGGTGGTTATACCTATAGTTGGGCTCCTTCCGGAGGAACAGCAGCTACTGCTTCAGGACTTGTTGCAGGCGCTTATACCGTAACCATAACAGATGCCAATAGTTGTACCATAACACGTAATTTCACTATTACCCAACCTTCGCTACTAACGACTACTGGATCACAAACCAATGTGTCTTGTAACGGTGGTAGCAATGGTTCAGCTTCTGTAACTGTTTCAGGCGGAACAGCTGGTTATACCTATTCATGGTCCCCTTCCGGAGGAACTGCAGCAACTGCTTCAGGACTTACGGCAGGTGCTTATACTGTGACTATTACTGATGCGAATAGTTGTACTACTACACGTAATTACACCATTTCACAACCTTCATCAATAACGACTACTGGATCACAAACCAATGTGTCTTGTAACGGTGGTAGTAATGGCTCAGCGAGACTGGTCGAAATTTTGTGTAAACAGTTCTTAGTGTTTAATATTACACCTTTCTCCAAATATGACCAAGAACTGATTCATGATTAA
- the hisF gene encoding imidazole glycerol phosphate synthase subunit HisF → MLKKRIIPCFDIKDGRVVKGIHFLDLKDAGNPVEMAAAYARQGADELVFLDIAATMENRKTLTSLVEAIANEINIPFTVGGGITTVADAERLIRSGADKISINSSALKNPELITAIAKHLGSQAVVVAIDTKYINGEWMVFSNGGTQATSYTALEWAQKVERLGAGEILLTSMNNDGARNGFALDITAIVSDSITIPLIASGGAGEKVHFKAVFTTMKATAALAASVFHYGSIGIPDLKNYLRNEKIAIR, encoded by the coding sequence ATGCTAAAGAAAAGAATTATTCCCTGTTTTGATATTAAAGACGGGAGAGTGGTAAAAGGAATTCATTTCCTCGACCTTAAAGATGCGGGTAATCCAGTGGAAATGGCTGCAGCATATGCCCGCCAGGGTGCTGATGAATTGGTATTCCTTGATATTGCAGCCACAATGGAAAACCGGAAAACGCTGACCTCCCTTGTGGAAGCAATAGCGAATGAGATCAATATCCCTTTTACTGTAGGTGGAGGCATTACGACTGTGGCTGATGCGGAACGGCTGATCCGTTCGGGAGCGGATAAAATAAGTATTAATTCTTCAGCCCTTAAAAATCCCGAACTGATTACTGCAATTGCAAAACATTTAGGCAGCCAGGCTGTAGTAGTGGCCATTGATACCAAATATATAAACGGTGAATGGATGGTTTTTAGCAATGGCGGAACCCAAGCTACCAGTTACACTGCTTTGGAGTGGGCACAAAAGGTGGAAAGACTGGGTGCCGGAGAAATCCTCCTGACTTCTATGAACAATGATGGGGCTCGCAACGGTTTTGCACTTGACATTACCGCTATTGTAAGCGATAGCATTACTATTCCGCTCATTGCTTCGGGAGGTGCCGGGGAAAAAGTGCATTTTAAAGCAGTTTTTACCACAATGAAAGCTACCGCAGCCTTAGCGGCCAGTGTATTCCATTATGGCAGCATTGGCATACCCGATTTAAAAAATTATTTAAGAAACGAAAAAATAGCGATACGATGA
- a CDS encoding methionyl-tRNA formyltransferase has protein sequence METQKKIMILCGGKFAFKTLQLLTYEKFICAIGIGKSSNRIMDALEQEAEENKLGFQAFPSKKSMEKMRDWIDTIQPDYIFCISFPYLLPESVLSYGTDKFINFHPGPLPQYRGAMPIFEVLKNQEKETAICTHFMNEKFDGGNIIFNDPMPIQEGDTYGQLAVKLSDRMAQVALNMANMLQFATHIPNHPQDESAAYYYEKPELTDTYINWKRMSAAEIIALVHACNPWNSGADATLLGEQVKIIVARLLDEPHNTQPGTITSINTTINVACADNEQIAIEILSTDEGIMTVEQFTLLKPQITTVLQ, from the coding sequence ATGGAAACACAGAAAAAAATAATGATCTTATGTGGCGGAAAGTTCGCCTTCAAAACATTGCAATTATTAACGTATGAAAAATTCATATGCGCTATTGGCATTGGAAAAAGCAGCAATAGGATAATGGATGCTTTAGAGCAGGAAGCAGAAGAGAATAAATTGGGCTTCCAAGCTTTCCCTTCTAAAAAAAGTATGGAAAAAATGAGGGACTGGATCGATACCATCCAACCCGATTATATTTTTTGTATCTCTTTTCCATATCTCCTTCCTGAATCCGTATTGTCTTACGGAACTGACAAGTTTATCAATTTTCATCCTGGGCCACTACCACAATATCGTGGTGCAATGCCCATTTTCGAAGTACTGAAAAATCAGGAAAAAGAAACGGCCATTTGTACACATTTTATGAATGAGAAATTTGACGGAGGCAATATTATTTTTAATGACCCAATGCCGATTCAGGAAGGTGATACTTACGGACAACTGGCTGTAAAACTGAGTGACCGTATGGCGCAGGTGGCTTTAAATATGGCCAATATGCTACAGTTTGCTACTCATATTCCAAACCATCCACAGGATGAATCAGCAGCCTACTATTATGAAAAACCCGAACTAACAGATACCTATATTAATTGGAAACGGATGAGTGCAGCTGAAATTATTGCTTTGGTACATGCCTGCAATCCCTGGAATTCTGGTGCTGATGCCACATTATTGGGGGAACAGGTTAAAATAATCGTTGCGCGATTATTAGACGAACCTCACAATACGCAACCGGGAACCATTACCTCCATAAATACCACAATAAATGTCGCCTGTGCCGATAACGAGCAAATTGCAATCGAAATACTCAGCACAGACGAAGGTATCATGACAGTCGAACAGTTTACACTTTTAAAACCCCAAATTACAACTGTATTACAATGA
- a CDS encoding ABC transporter substrate-binding protein, translating to MQTIGILLSRSSYYQTIGFDLYEGLRSGLKQLGRDDIKIVTENIGFGTDKQQCYRSAEKLLLEENATIVIAYIGHRTAQLLRPLFLAANKILIVLDAGANIPQEWPSCPNIFYHSLHNALGAALAAKEATNDGYTNGGIVTGYYDAGYLHTYSLSKSFQDMGGTITFNHATGYQTHDFKMEPLKDHLKSFPDSALLTLFSGEYVEWYFEQMKNIFNGKNLPVYLSPFGLEETMLSNTVYASENIKGIAAWSKKIKSAENERFVETITELGRIPNLFSLLSWECASIVLKVLELSREHKNNISGIAQDLHSFSFVSPRGTIHFDAKTNTSISPLYKVAVIPNEEGKCELQLESEAPEVQEDYNKLTNQDLEHCTSAWHNSYVCI from the coding sequence ATGCAAACAATAGGGATCTTATTGTCTCGTTCTTCCTACTATCAAACCATTGGTTTTGATTTATATGAAGGCCTTCGTTCCGGACTAAAACAATTAGGTCGGGATGATATCAAAATAGTTACGGAAAATATAGGATTTGGCACCGATAAACAACAGTGTTACCGGAGTGCCGAAAAACTGCTATTGGAAGAAAATGCAACTATTGTAATTGCTTATATCGGACATCGGACTGCACAATTACTACGCCCCCTTTTTCTGGCCGCCAATAAAATACTGATTGTCCTGGATGCTGGTGCCAACATACCGCAGGAATGGCCAAGCTGCCCCAATATTTTTTACCATTCCCTTCATAATGCTTTAGGAGCAGCACTTGCCGCCAAAGAAGCTACAAATGATGGGTATACAAATGGTGGAATTGTGACTGGTTATTATGATGCAGGATACTTACACACCTATAGTCTTTCCAAATCATTCCAGGATATGGGAGGGACTATAACATTTAATCATGCCACTGGTTATCAAACCCATGATTTCAAAATGGAACCTTTGAAAGATCATTTGAAAAGTTTTCCGGATAGTGCCTTGCTTACCTTATTTAGTGGAGAATATGTAGAATGGTATTTTGAGCAAATGAAAAATATATTCAACGGAAAAAACTTACCGGTCTATCTCTCACCGTTTGGTCTGGAAGAAACCATGCTAAGCAATACTGTTTATGCATCCGAAAATATAAAAGGTATTGCTGCCTGGTCTAAAAAAATAAAGTCGGCAGAAAATGAACGCTTTGTTGAGACCATTACGGAATTGGGCAGAATTCCTAATCTTTTCTCCTTGTTAAGTTGGGAATGCGCTTCAATTGTCCTAAAAGTATTGGAACTGAGCCGCGAACATAAAAATAACATCTCAGGCATTGCCCAGGATCTTCATTCCTTCTCATTTGTAAGTCCAAGGGGGACAATTCATTTTGATGCTAAAACAAATACCTCCATTTCACCTTTATACAAAGTGGCAGTCATTCCCAATGAAGAAGGAAAGTGTGAATTACAGTTAGAAAGTGAAGCCCCGGAAGTACAGGAAGATTATAATAAGCTAACCAATCAGGATCTCGAACACTGTACATCAGCCTGGCATAATAGTTATGTCTGTATCTAA